A genomic window from Triticum urartu cultivar G1812 chromosome 7, Tu2.1, whole genome shotgun sequence includes:
- the LOC125519897 gene encoding protein-tyrosine sulfotransferase isoform X2: MARPLALALALLAVSVTVLPLVSSADDYARCEGAVKGWADSAGEGDNAGDKLNLKDLLFFLHIPRTGGRTYFHCFLKKLYTNAQECPRSYDKLRFDPSHPDCTLVVSHDDYSLTSKLPRERTSVVTILRNPVDRVFSTYEFSVEVAARFLVHPNLTSAKTMTSRVLTKSRAVSTLDIWPWKYLVPWMREDLFARRDARGNDSVPSSKKINAYDVEDMVMPLHQYINDPVAHEIIHNGATFQITGLTNNSYFDGAHEVRHCVRKYPDLGRFVLQVAKNRLDRMLYIGLTEDHEESARLFAHMVGAQVLSQSGALKLDVQEDQPSGTDSHSSMLDPEDEETNEHMNSTHGWKNNEALNTTEDDHGKGNMTVGKLMETYEGCIAKLRKSQSSRRRISLKKVAAANFTKAARRHVPEAILNQIISLNSLDMELYEHAKKIFEQEHLMLKGQHPMVVQQKQLADQMVRSSSYEGQHPMVVQPMVVQRKQLTDQKDWIDAVCESWSCSTWWKVASFGLGIAAPLFLLCLL, from the exons ATGGCGCGGCcgctcgccctcgccctcgcgctCCTCGCCGTGTCAG TGACAGTGCTTCCGCTTGTCAGCTCCGCTGACGACTACGCGCGCTGCGAGGGGGCGGTCAAGGGCTGGGCGGACTCAGCCGGGGAGGGCGACAATGCCGGAGACAAACTGAACCTCAAGGATTTGCTCTTCTTCCTTCACATTCCTAGAACCGGTGGGCGTACCTACTTCCACTG TTTCTTGAAGAAGCTGTATACGAATGCTCAGGAATGCCCCCGCTCCTATGATAAGCTGCGGTTCGACCCGAG CCATCCTGATTGCACGCTAGTTGTTAGCCATGATGACTATAGCTTAACTTCCAAGCTGCCAAGGGAGAGGACTTCCGTGGTCACAATACTACGAAATCCAGTTGATCGTGTGTTTAGCACGTATGAGTTCTCCGTGGAAGTTGCAGCCAGAtttcttgtgcatccaaacttAACATCTGCCAAGACAATGACCAGCCGTGTGTTAACAAAATCACGTGCTGTAAGTACACTGGACATATGGCCTTGGAAATACTTGGTTCCATGGATGAGAGAAGATCTTTTCGCCAGG AGAGATGCTAGAGGGAATGACAGCGTGCCAAGTAGCAAGAAAATTAATGCATACGATGTGGAAGACATGGTTATGCCATTGCACCAGTACATCAATGACCCTGTTGCCCATGAAATCATTCATAATGGAGCTACCTTTCAG ATCACTGGGCTAACAAATAATTCTTACTTCGATGGCGCACATGAGGTTCGACATTGTGTTAGAAAGTACCCTGATCTTGGTCGTTTTGTGCTTCAAGTTGCTAAG AACAGGCTGGACCGTATGCTGTACATAGGACTTACAGAGGATCATGAGGAATCTGCAAGGTTGTTCGCTCATATGGTAGGAGCACAAGTGCTTTCACAATCTGGAGCGTTGAAGTTAGATGTTCAGGAAGATCAACCCAGTGGCACTG ACTCTCACTCGTCCATGCTGGATCCAGAGGATGAAGAAACAAATGAACATATG AATAGCACCCATGGCTGGAAAAATAATGAAGCTCTGAACACTACTGAGGATGATCATGGAAAAGGAAAT ATGACTGTTGGTAAACTGATGGAAACTTACGAGGGTTGCATTGCAAAACTGCGAAAGTCCCAATCTAGCCGTCGCAGAATATCCCTAAAGAAGGTTGCGGCGGCAAATTTTACGAAGGCG GCAAGGCGTCATGTACCTGAGGCAATTCTGAATCAAATTATCTCACTGAACAGCCTTGACATGGAACTCTATGAGCATGCTAAGAAGATTTTTGAACAAGAACATCTTATGCTTAAAGGCCAGCATCCGATGGTGGTGCAGCAGAAACAATTGGCAGATCAAATGGTTCGGTCAAGCTCATATGAAGGCCAGCATCCCATGGTGGTGCAACCCATGGTGGTGCAACGCAAACAATTGACAGATCAAAAG GACTGGATAGATGCGGTCTGCGAGTCCTGGAGTTGCTCTACCTGGTGGAAAGTGGCCTCATTTGGTCTTGGAATTGCCGCACCACTATTTTTATTGTGTTTGTTGTAA
- the LOC125519897 gene encoding protein-tyrosine sulfotransferase isoform X1, with protein MARPLALALALLAVSVTVLPLVSSADDYARCEGAVKGWADSAGEGDNAGDKLNLKDLLFFLHIPRTGGRTYFHCFLKKLYTNAQECPRSYDKLRFDPSHPDCTLVVSHDDYSLTSKLPRERTSVVTILRNPVDRVFSTYEFSVEVAARFLVHPNLTSAKTMTSRVLTKSRAVSTLDIWPWKYLVPWMREDLFARRDARGNDSVPSSKKINAYDVEDMVMPLHQYINDPVAHEIIHNGATFQITGLTNNSYFDGAHEVRHCVRKYPDLGRFVLQVAKNRLDRMLYIGLTEDHEESARLFAHMVGAQVLSQSGALKLDVQEDQPSGTDSHSSMLDPEDEETNEHMNSTHGWKNNEALNTTEDDHGKGNMTVGKLMETYEGCIAKLRKSQSSRRRISLKKVAAANFTKAARRHVPEAILNQIISLNSLDMELYEHAKKIFEQEHLMLKGQHPMVVQQKQLADQMVRSSSYEGQHPMVVQPMVVQRKQLTDQKDWIDAVCESWSCSTWWKVASFCLGIAVTTVFVVFVVTGRRTLKLKV; from the exons ATGGCGCGGCcgctcgccctcgccctcgcgctCCTCGCCGTGTCAG TGACAGTGCTTCCGCTTGTCAGCTCCGCTGACGACTACGCGCGCTGCGAGGGGGCGGTCAAGGGCTGGGCGGACTCAGCCGGGGAGGGCGACAATGCCGGAGACAAACTGAACCTCAAGGATTTGCTCTTCTTCCTTCACATTCCTAGAACCGGTGGGCGTACCTACTTCCACTG TTTCTTGAAGAAGCTGTATACGAATGCTCAGGAATGCCCCCGCTCCTATGATAAGCTGCGGTTCGACCCGAG CCATCCTGATTGCACGCTAGTTGTTAGCCATGATGACTATAGCTTAACTTCCAAGCTGCCAAGGGAGAGGACTTCCGTGGTCACAATACTACGAAATCCAGTTGATCGTGTGTTTAGCACGTATGAGTTCTCCGTGGAAGTTGCAGCCAGAtttcttgtgcatccaaacttAACATCTGCCAAGACAATGACCAGCCGTGTGTTAACAAAATCACGTGCTGTAAGTACACTGGACATATGGCCTTGGAAATACTTGGTTCCATGGATGAGAGAAGATCTTTTCGCCAGG AGAGATGCTAGAGGGAATGACAGCGTGCCAAGTAGCAAGAAAATTAATGCATACGATGTGGAAGACATGGTTATGCCATTGCACCAGTACATCAATGACCCTGTTGCCCATGAAATCATTCATAATGGAGCTACCTTTCAG ATCACTGGGCTAACAAATAATTCTTACTTCGATGGCGCACATGAGGTTCGACATTGTGTTAGAAAGTACCCTGATCTTGGTCGTTTTGTGCTTCAAGTTGCTAAG AACAGGCTGGACCGTATGCTGTACATAGGACTTACAGAGGATCATGAGGAATCTGCAAGGTTGTTCGCTCATATGGTAGGAGCACAAGTGCTTTCACAATCTGGAGCGTTGAAGTTAGATGTTCAGGAAGATCAACCCAGTGGCACTG ACTCTCACTCGTCCATGCTGGATCCAGAGGATGAAGAAACAAATGAACATATG AATAGCACCCATGGCTGGAAAAATAATGAAGCTCTGAACACTACTGAGGATGATCATGGAAAAGGAAAT ATGACTGTTGGTAAACTGATGGAAACTTACGAGGGTTGCATTGCAAAACTGCGAAAGTCCCAATCTAGCCGTCGCAGAATATCCCTAAAGAAGGTTGCGGCGGCAAATTTTACGAAGGCG GCAAGGCGTCATGTACCTGAGGCAATTCTGAATCAAATTATCTCACTGAACAGCCTTGACATGGAACTCTATGAGCATGCTAAGAAGATTTTTGAACAAGAACATCTTATGCTTAAAGGCCAGCATCCGATGGTGGTGCAGCAGAAACAATTGGCAGATCAAATGGTTCGGTCAAGCTCATATGAAGGCCAGCATCCCATGGTGGTGCAACCCATGGTGGTGCAACGCAAACAATTGACAGATCAAAAG GACTGGATAGATGCTGTCTGCGAGTCCTGGAGTTGCTCTACCTGGTGGAAGGTCGCCTCATTTTGTCTTGGGATTGCGGTCACcactgtttttgttgtgtttgttgtAACAGGCAGAAGAACATTGAAACTTAAGGTTTGA